DNA from Mustela erminea isolate mMusErm1 chromosome 18, mMusErm1.Pri, whole genome shotgun sequence:
TGGGTCAGCCCGCAGAGGTGGCCAGCAGTCCACATGTGGCTGACTCGGGCCTGAGCCGTGCCTGCCCGGGCCACggctggggtgaggtgggggaggcgGCTGCTGACCGGCCAGCAAACGCTCAGGGGCTGGTCAGGCTGCAGGAAGCAGGACCCAAGCCTGCTGGGAGCTGGTGTCCCCCAGGGGCTGGCTGGGGGCCCCTGTGGGGCCAGTGGCCACCGAGTAGGCGGAGGGAGCCAGCGGGAGGTGCCTTTGGCCTGGGCGGCCAGGTGGGGGAATGCTGTCCGTGAGGCTCAGCCGTGTGTCCTGTTCCCCCCTCACAGGTGGCCGGCAGCGCCTCCTTGCAGGCCACGACGCTCAAGTCCCTTGGCCTCACAGGGGGCAGCGCCATCATCAGGTGGGGGCCTCAGAGTCCGTCGAGTGGCAaacagggaagaggggcagagaaaatGGGCACCTCCCCGCCAACTGTGGCCCTGTCCCCTCGATCTGGGACCCTGGCCCGATGGCTGCCCATTCCCCGGGGGCCTGTGCGGCAGCGGCTGGCTTGGGGGACGGGGGCTGGCAGCACCTTCGGGGGGCCAGAGGATCACGTGCGGGGCCAGGAGACCCAGGCAGGGGGGCGCTCCGTGTGGCGGTTCACTCGCTCTCTGGGTCTGCACCCTCAGGTTTGCCATGAGGCGATGCAGCTCTGCTGGCGTTTCACGGAGCAAAGCCCCAGGAAGCCCTACCGCCTCGCTGTCGGCTGACCAGGCTGCCGGCAGCCCTCTGCCCCCGCTGGATTCAGCGGGGCTCAGCCGGGGGGACGTGAGCCATCAGGACGAAGCCGACATCCCAGGGGCCGGCCGTGTGGACGCTCCAGCCAAGCAGATCTCCAAGGAACCCGCTCCCGCCCCCTTTGTTCCTTTCTCAGGCGGGGGGCAGCGACTGGGGGGCCCCTCCGGCTCGGCCCGCTCTCTGATGTCGCCTTCAGCCAAACTGCCCAAGTCCTTCTCCAGCCCCGGAGGCCCCTCCAAGCCGAAGAAGTCGAGGCCTGGCCAGGAGCCCCGGCCAGAGGCAGAGCCGGTAAGAAGGAGGCTGGGTGCTGGGCTCCTTCCTCCCGACCTCGTTagcctggggggggggcagggcgaTGGGCACGTGTCTTCTCTGGGAACTGATTGTTCAGCCCGGATCTTGTAGAGGCCGCATTGTAGGTGGGCCTGTGATGGGGGTGTCCCCGCAAGCGTGGTCACGCCGGGAGGGGGCAGCCTCGGGCATCAGCGCGGGCTCTGAACACTCCTGTCCCAGGCGGTGTCCCGGAGCCGCCGTGGGCCCCCCATGTGCCTGGGCCGGCCTGTTGATGGCTTCGGACTTGCAGGCGGTGCCGGCATCGCTTGTCGCATGCTGTCTGTGTTCGTGAGCCCGCGTCCCTGCGTCCGGTCCTGCTGGGAGCCAGTGGGCGTGCCGGGCAGGCCTCCTGGCCTGCAGTTCACGCGGCTGCTGAGGGTTTGGGTGGACTGCCCCCTGTGCACCGTTCCCGCCTCCCAAGGAGCCATCCCGTTTGGGTGCCGTCTCTCCGGGAGTAGCTTCTCTGGGGGCCAGAGCTGACGTTTCAGCTGAGCTCCGTTCATGAGTGCAGCAGCCTGTTCTCAGTGCGGAGACACACCCGCTGGCGTCCTGTCTCTCCTGGGGTCCTTCTGGCTTCCAGGTTGCACATCTGGGGAGGCTGGAGGGTCTGGGGCCCAGGGACCTTAGGGGGTGCTGGGTAGGGAAGGCCTGGCCGTGGGACAGAGCCCACGTCCTTTCAGAGGGCCTTTTCCTGCTCCCTTGCCAGACCCCCTTGGTGGGCTGAGTGGATGGGCTGGGGGAGCGAGCCAGTCCCGAGTGTCGTGATGGTCCGTCCTGGGGAGGCAGTGGTGGGGCTGTGCGAGGGACTCATCCACAGTCCCTGCTCTCATGCCCTTTGTGACCTGGCCCGGAATCAGTGGCTGAAAGACCTGTGTGGTTGGGGTCTGACTCCGCCCGGGCTAGCTCTTCCTGGGGACCCCTTTGTTTGGGGGCTGGACCTTGGGGTCAGGGCTGGCCGGCCCTTCTTCCACCCTGAAGACACAGGGCATGTGGCTGGTGGTCGCTGGCCCTGCCGGGCCACGGCTCTGCGGATCCCTTGGGAAGCTGCAGAGGGCCCTGTGGACATCCGGGGGGCTCTGGGCTGCGCTCTCCCGTAGGTGGTTGCTGTCTGGGCCTGGGATCCCTGGGCGTCCCTGGGCTCTGAACCCGCGGCCCCCGGTGGGAGAGGTcccagggaggggctgcctggCCGCCAGCAGCATGTGCCTTTGATCTGGACGTCCCAGCAGCTGGTGGGTTGTGGAgcgccccccgcccgcctgcctcGTGCCTCCTGTCACTAACAGCCCCACACCCGGAGGGCTGGCTAGCCACATGGTGTCTGCTTTGTGTCCCTtttcagcccccccccccccgggggagAAGAAGGGAACAAAACGGAACTTTTGGGGGAACTTCAAAGGTACACTTTGGTAATCAAAAGGAGTTTCCGAGTTTCCCATTAATGTTTTGCCTGTGTGTGGTTTTGGATTTAAATAAAGAGTCAGAAGAGACAGGATAAAATATAGGCAGGTCCTCGGCTGAGAACTGGGATGGTTTACAGACCCAGGCGGCTCTTGCCTTTGATGTCAAAGCGTTAATTATTAGAAGGTAGTTTTACTGGCCGTCAGGGGTGCGGGGAGAGGCGGGGGCTGCCCGGCGGCCCCTGGCCTGTCCTTTGAAGTCCTTCTGCCGGCCCGGGAGGCCGCCCCGCAGCCCTGTGCGCGGCtgggccctccccagccccccagccggTATGGGGGTCTCTGATCAAAGGCCCTGATGCCCCGGGCAGGGCAGGCGTCTGACGGCAGTCTCCGcagcctgcccctcaccctgccgGGCTTGGTCTGCCCCTCAGAGATGGGCCTGGGACTTTCTCGGAGCCCTGCCTGCAGGCAGGTGTCAGCCTGGTCTCTGGCCACTCCTGCGCCCCGGCTTGTGGGCAGGTTTAGAGCAcgtgagggagggaggagcccgGCCGGGCCCCGGGGGGCCAGTGACCGTGATCGGTGCCCTGCTGCCTGCTTCCTCTCGCCCCGAGGCCCCTCTGGCGCCCTCCTGTGAGCACACCCTGTCGTCCCCTGTGTGTGGGTCTGGGGCAGGGTTTAGCGTGTCCTTGTCCTATGCGCGGTTGCTAGCCATCCCCAGGGACCCAGGTAGTCTGGACGCTGCGGAGGCCGAGGGCAGATAGGTCATGGCCCGAAAGGTGCCCTCCGGCCGTCTCTGCCACGGCCGGCTTTCGGGGAGAGGTGCCCTGGACGCCCGGGCAGGGCTGGGCGGGGCCCGAGGGCTCGGTCTTCGGGCCCCCACCCTGATGGGACCTGTGGGCCGCCCAGCCCTGCTCCGCCACGTGGGTGTTCTCCGTCTGTGGCTGGCTGACGTCGAGCCCCGTGTCTTCACCCGGAGACCCACGCCACAGCTGCGTTCACTCGTGTCAGTCCTTTGGGGACTCCCATGGCTCCCCCGCAGGGGCGGTGGTCTGGTCGCGCGCGGGCGTGTGGGGGCCTCGGCGGGTGCGCGGCTGCCCCGTCCTCCTGTTTGCTCTGCCCGGCGTCCCCGGTAGTCGCCGGAGCGGCCTGGCCTCGCCCTCTGGCTCAGCCCCGCGGAGGACGCAGGGCGCCGGCTCGGTGAGTAACTCCGGAGGTTTGGCCTGCGGCCCTCGCGTCCGGATTCATTTAGGCTCCAAGCCTCAAGGGGAAACGCTTCACATTCCCTTTGACCAGAGACCATTGTCAGAGGACGGCCCGGGCTGGGCGGGGGGAGGCCAGCAGGAGCCCTCGCGGGAACGTCGGAAAGTCGGAGGTTGAGGTCACCCCCAAgtcccttttacatttttttctctgtgtgtcatcACGTCCCGGAAAATTACTGTCAAGAAAATAAGCCTCAGCAGCCGCCAGGCCGCTTCCGGCAGAAGGGGCCTGGGGTGCCCGGGGCCGCTCGGCGCTGCCGAGGGTGTCAGCCCGGCGCCCAGCCTGCCCGGCCCTGCCGGCTCTCCGCCCAGGGCCGGGCCTTACCTTTGCCCGCGCCGCGGGGCCAAGGGTAGGCAAAGCCCCACGGCCGCCCCCTGCGGTTTCCCTCCGGCGTCGCCTCCTGGCGAAGCAGGGCACATTCCGCAGGCCGGCGGAATGGGCTGTGTGTCTGTCCAGTGTCTGTCCAGCGTTGGGCCATTGTCCCCCGCAAAGCGTGCTCCTGCCCCTCTCATGTGCCTCCTGGGCTCTGGCCAGTGTCGCTCCCTTTGTAGGCAGCATTAAGGTCGTTGATGTCCTgctcaccctctgtccctccatcctgcGTTCCACCATGACTTTCCCTCCCGGCGGCCACCACATGCGCTCTCTTTCCCCAAGGGTGTCTCCTAGAGCTTTGTTCTCCATACACACACCTCTCCCCGAACCTGCCCAAGACAGGGGCCTTGCGGAGTGACCGCTCGGACCGGGCATGGCGGGACCAGGAACCGTGGAGGAGGGTGGTTTTCTGGCAGAGCCTCGGGCGGGAGCAGGACCAGGGCTCAGCCTAGCTGCTGCCGGGCCCCAGCCTTCCTGGCCTCCTGctgccagcccagcccctctTCTCCACCGGGGAAATGCTCTCCAGGGGATGGCCAGGCAGAGGTGTCTGAAGCTGCCTggcctctctctccatcactgAGCAGTTGGATGGTCCTTCCTAGCAGCCCAGCTGTGGGCTTCGGTCTGTTCCCCCCGTGGGACAGGGCCTGCCTGGGGCCAGGACGTCGGGaggtctggccctgggctctgctggTGGCTCTTTCCCAGCCCTCTGGTTCCTGCGTGGGGCCCGGCTCCCAGCTTCTGTGTGACAGACAGGTTTCTGGAGCAGAGTGAGcggcaggaggggagaaggaaccAAAAGTAGATCTAAAACCCAGAagaattttgtccattttgttttgtgacGAAGAGTCCATGGCTCCTGAGCAGCACGGAGCCAGTTGCTGGTGGCCCTTCCCCTTCTGGAAGTGGCCTGGGGAGCGGGCCATGGGCCTTGGGGTCACCAGCCCTGCTGGTAGCCCGCGGTCCTAGCCACCCGAGGTCAGGCCCTGGAGTGCCCAGGAGGACCACGAGAACCAGTGGGCCGGGCTCCCTGGGACTGGCTTCACCGGCCAGGTCCGAGCACACAGACTCCCTTCCGGGCCACGGACCGCACGCCACCAGACGGCTGGGTTCTCAGGGCGACTCGTGCGCCTGCGGTGGGTCCTCCCAGTGGGAGACTGTGACAGGGTGGCCCTCGAGCCGGGCGTTAGCCTGCAGGCTTCGTGCTTGAGTGAACGCGTGGCTCCGGCTCCCAGCCTGGGCGCATCCGCGTCCTGCCCTCGCTCCCCCCAGCAGCCCGCCCCAGGCGCCCAGGCCAGCTCTTGGCCCTTCTGGAATGCAGGCGCCGTGGCTGTGGGGGGCAGCCTGGCGCCTGGCATCTTGTTACAAAAGGCTCTGGTGTAGACTGCCCGCGGCAGCGCAGGATCCTTGTGGCTGCGCGCGGGCAGCCCCCGGGGGCCTCAGCCAGCCACCTACAGGCCCTGTGGCCGGAGCTGCGGCCAGCCCTTTGCAGCTGCTCTGCCCCATGCCTCCGGGTCAGAGGGCTTCCTGGTGAGAACCTACCTCCCTTCACAGGGGGAGGGCTGCCTCGTGAGGCCTGGGACTGCCGGGCACTGGCCGGACCGCAGGGACCTCAGGCCTGCTGGGGTAGATGGTCAAGGCCTCGGGTGTGGCTGGGGGATAGCACTGGAGACCCCGGCAGGTGTGTCAGTCCCGAGGGTGGTGAGCCCGGGCTGCAGGGCAGGACGGGCTGCGGGGATGGTTAGAGGCTGGGGACGGGGGCTCCCAGAGCCTGCCATGCCCACAGCGGGGTACAGAGCAGAGGGCAGAAGGTGGCCTCCTGGGCTGGAACTTCACGCCCTGGTCAGGCCCGGCCCCGTGGCCTCTAGAGGTGTCCTGCCCTGTGGTCATGGGACTCATGGTGGCCATTACCCCCCCGGCGGCGCCTTGGGCCAAGTAAGTCCTGCCTCGCGATGTCTCTCATCCCTCATCGTTACTGCTAGTTAGGAGTGATGCGTCCCTTTCTGTGTCCTCAGGGTGGTCagagggtgggctgggggcagctCAGCTGTGGGGCAGGTTTCTGCCAAAGCTCTAATCGGGACTAttgcttcccctgccctcctggggagcccagtgtggcctCCAGCAGCGTGCTGCTCCCTGAGTTTGTCTCTATTTGGGGGACCCTGGTAACAGGCAGCTCCCTCGGCCTCTTAGTGGAGACAGGGAGTGAGCACAGGAGCTGCTGGGGGAGGCTGGCCCCTCAGTCCAGTCCCGGAGCCCCCTAGTAGCAGGGGGACCTGGCTGGCCGGGCCTGGCTGTGCCGAGTCCAGGGGCCCGCGCCCTGCCGGCAGGTGAGGGTCTCTGTGTCCGTGGGGCTGAGCAGGAGGCACGGAAGGAGGGTGCGCAGTCCTGGCTGCCTGGCCCTGGCCTCGGACTCACCGGGGTGGCCGGTGAGGTGCGGGCTTGGCTCAGGGGTCTGTGTGGCTGCTCCAGCCGTGAGGCCCAGGGGCCGTGTCAGCTGAGCCCTCTGTCCGCCAGCCCGTGGACCGGGACCCCGTGGTGTGCCACCCCGACCTGGAGGAGCTGCTGCAGACCTGGCCTGCAGAGCTGCCAGACGAGTTCTTCGAAGTGACTGTGGACGACGTGAGGAGACGCTTGGCCCAGCTCAGGAGCGAGCGGTGGGTGTGCCATCGGTATCTCTGTCGATGCCTTGCTCCCACGTCCTCAGTAGCACGTCTGAGGGTCAGGGGTTCCAGACAGGCCGCGTGTCCCCGTCTCATCCGTCCGTATGTGGCGGGGCGGCCCACGGAGCCCGGGTGGGTGCGTGGGGCCTCTGCTCGGGTTGGCCCTGGAGACCCCAGACCTTCAcgctcccgccccctccccctgcaggaaGCGTCTGGAAGAAGCACCCTTGGTGACCAAGGCTTTcagggaggcccagaggagggagaagctggagcGCTACCCTAAGGCATGGAGAGGGGGGAGCGTCTGGGCGTGTGTCCTGCGGGAAGGAGGGCCCCATCCCCGCACCCTCGGCTGGGGTCCCCCACACTTCCTCTGAGGCCTGCACGACCGTGCGTTACGACCACTGCCTCGTCGTACGACGGAAACAGGCGTTGATGTGTCTTTACAAACACGCACGGTGGTGCTCGACCAGCCCCTCCTGTCGGCAGGCAGGGGCGGCAGGCCGGGAGCAGGCCCGCGGTGGCTGGGGCCGGGTGGCTggccctcctgcctgccccagcccaggcGTCTTCTGGCTGGGTTCGGGGGACCTGGCCGTCGTGGGCCTGAGGGGGCCACGGACTGGGCTTCGGCTGTTCCTGCTGACGTGTGGCATCCTTGCGGCCCAGGTGGTCCTGAGGGTCCTGTTTCCTGACCGCTACATCCTGCAAGGCTTCTTCCGCCCCAGCGAGACAGGTGAGCGGCTCCTGCGGCCTTCTCTTCCCGACCACGGGGCTGCGGGTGCTGGGCCGTCGGGGGTCATGGGTGTTTCTGGCTTCGCTGCCGTCTGTGGGACGGGCCGTGAGCTTGCAGAGCGTGTCGGGGGGTGGGCACGGCTGGGGTTTC
Protein-coding regions in this window:
- the ASPSCR1 gene encoding tether containing UBX domain for GLUT4 isoform X3; its protein translation is MVPVSRSREGPENTVRVALQLDDGSRLQDTFCSGQTLWELLSHFAQTRECLEPPSEASPVCVYMRDEVAGSASLQATTLKSLGLTGGSAIIRFAMRRCSSAGVSRSKAPGSPTASLSADQAAGSPLPPLDSAGLSRGDVSHQDEADIPGAGRVDAPAKQISKEPAPAPFVPFSGGGQRLGGPSGSARSLMSPSAKLPKSFSSPGGPSKPKKSRPGQEPRPEAEPPVDRDPVVCHPDLEELLQTWPAELPDEFFEVTVDDVRRRLAQLRSERKRLEEAPLVTKAFREAQRREKLERYPKVVLRVLFPDRYILQGFFRPSETVGDLRAFVRSHLGDPELPFYLFITPPKTVLDDPTLTLFQADLFPAALVHFGAEEPTGLFLEPRLLEHTVSPSAADMLVARCMSRAAGTPSPMPAPDPAPLESEPAAEAGAVGLSEPSPGAAQPVRRDLGKVPKWLKLPASKR